Proteins from a single region of Hordeum vulgare subsp. vulgare chromosome 6H, MorexV3_pseudomolecules_assembly, whole genome shotgun sequence:
- the LOC123401799 gene encoding protein disulfide isomerase-like 5-3, whose amino-acid sequence MPPMAVDKQWLLVLFVLAFLTPACLASGGEEPARFQIPRDGSVVELDESNFEAALAAVDFLFVDFHAPWCGHCKRLSPQLDEAAPVLAGLSTPIVVAKVNAEKYKKLGSKYGVDGFPTLMLFDHGVPTEYTGSRKASQLVESLRKLVAPDVSLLMSDAAIKSFVQEAGVGFPLFIGFGVDESSIAEYGARYKKKAWFSTAKDFSEDMMAVYDFDKIPALVSLNPKYNEQNVFYGPFEGTFLEDFIRQSLLPITVPFNAETVKMLKDDDRKVVLAVLQDESDETSMRLIKVLRSAANANHDLVFGYVGVNQWEEFTEPFHDSKSSQLPKLVVWDKDEEYEVVEGLESLEEGDHGSQISRFLEAYRAGRTIKKTLGRRSPTLLGMNALYILLFLVAVLVVLMFFSGQGDEDRQPTRAHQE is encoded by the exons ATGCCGCCGATGGCCGTGGACAAGCAATGGCTGCTTGTCCTCTTCGTTCTCGCCTTCTTGACGCCGGCCTGCTTGGCGAGTGGCGGAGAGGAGCCGGCGAGGTTCCAGATCCCGCGAGACGGGAGCGTCGTGGAACTAGACGAGAGCAACTTCGAGGCGGCGCTGGCCGCCGTCGATTTCCTCTTCGTGGACTTCCACGCCCCCTGGTGCGGCCACTGCAAACGCCTCTCCCCGCAG TTGGATGAAGCTGCTCCGGTTCTTGCTGGGCTGAGCACCCCAATTGTAGTCGCGAAAGTAAATGCAGAGAAGTACAAAAAGCTTGGGTCCAAATATGGAGTAGA TGGCTTCCCTACTCTTATGCTTTTTGACCATGGAGTCCCCACAGAGTATACTGGTTCAAGGAAGGCCAGCCAGCTCGTTGAGAGCCTGAGGAAGCTTGTCGCACCTGATGTTTCTCTTCTCATGTCCGATGCAGCAATCAAAAGTTTTGTCCAGGAAGCTGGTGTGGGTTTTCCGTTATTTATCGGATTTGGGGTGGATGAATCCTCCATTGCCGAGTATGGAGCAAGGTACAAGAAGAAGGCATGGTTTTCTACAGCAAAGGATTTCTCTGAGGATATGATGGCCGTGTATGATTTTGACAAGATACCAGCGTTGGTTTCGCTCAACCCAAAATATAACGAGCAGAATGTTTTTTATGGCCCCTTTGAAG GAACCTTCTTGGAGGATTTTATACGGCAATCCCTGCTTCCGATAACTGTGCCCTTCAATGCAGAGACTGTAAAGATGTTAAAAGATGATGATAGGAAAGTAGTCCTTGCAGTTCTGCAGGATGAATCTGATGAAACTTCCATGCGGTTGATAAAAGTTTTAAGATCTGCAGCCAATGCAAACCATGACCTAGTGTTTGGATATGTGGGAGTCAACCAATGGGAGGAATTCACCGAGCCTTTCCATGATTCTAAGAGCTCACAGCTGCCAAAGTTGGTAGTCTGGGACAAAGATGAGGAGTATGAAGTG GTTGAGGGTTTGGAGAGTTTGGAAGAAGGTGACCATGGATCCCAAATTAGTCGTTTTCTCGAGGCATATAGAGCTGGAAGAACAATAAAGAAGACATTGGGCAGACGTTCCCCAACGCTGCTTGGTATGAATGCGTTGTACATCCTCCTCTTCTTGGTGGCTGTGCTTGTTGTTCTGATGTTTTTCTCCGGGCAAGGCGACGAAGATCGCCAGCCAACACGAGCCCATCAAGAATGA